In one window of Nocardiopsis aegyptia DNA:
- a CDS encoding LysR substrate-binding domain-containing protein, translated as MADVSLRQLEYLMAVARLGSVTAASRELFVSQSAVSTALADLEAALGITLFVRSQKGMRLTASGQRAITAADHVLAGVDQLRESASRERDEVEGTLTIGCYATIAPILLPKVIDEFSRRYPHVRFSFVEAAHETLLDDLLNTRIDLAITYHYELDTVRATTGMTAQLLRSDPPYVLTPVGGALSRGDRVSLADLAAEPLILFDLPPGGDYFLGLFAKAGLTPNVRFRTTSFEMVRGLVARGLGSALLTQRTVLERSYEDLPYTTRELDIEAGGLGIEVIQLADRAPVRRMQAFIDVCREVVA; from the coding sequence ATGGCTGACGTGAGCTTGAGACAGCTGGAGTACCTGATGGCCGTCGCCAGGCTCGGGTCGGTGACCGCGGCGTCGCGTGAGCTCTTCGTGTCGCAGTCGGCGGTGTCCACGGCCCTGGCCGACCTGGAGGCGGCCCTGGGAATCACCCTCTTCGTCCGCTCACAGAAGGGGATGCGGCTCACCGCGTCGGGACAGCGCGCGATCACCGCGGCCGACCACGTGCTCGCGGGTGTCGACCAGCTCCGGGAGTCCGCCAGCCGGGAGCGGGACGAGGTCGAGGGCACGCTCACCATCGGCTGCTACGCGACGATCGCGCCGATCCTGCTGCCGAAGGTGATCGACGAGTTCTCGCGGCGCTACCCGCACGTGCGGTTCTCGTTCGTCGAGGCGGCCCACGAGACACTGCTGGACGACCTGCTCAACACCCGTATCGACCTCGCCATCACCTACCACTACGAGCTCGACACCGTGCGTGCCACGACCGGGATGACGGCACAGCTGCTGCGGTCGGACCCGCCGTACGTGCTCACGCCGGTGGGCGGGGCGCTGAGCCGGGGCGACAGGGTGAGCCTGGCCGACCTGGCCGCGGAACCGCTGATCCTGTTCGATCTGCCGCCCGGTGGCGACTACTTCCTCGGCCTGTTCGCCAAGGCCGGGCTGACGCCGAACGTGCGGTTCCGCACGACGAGTTTCGAGATGGTCCGCGGCCTCGTGGCCCGCGGGCTGGGCAGCGCGCTGCTCACCCAGCGCACGGTGCTCGAACGCAGCTACGAGGACCTGCCGTACACGACCAGGGAACTCGACATCGAGGCCGGGGGGCTGGGAATCGAGGTCATCCAACTGGCCGACCGCGCACCGGTCAGGCGGATGCAGGCCTTCATCGACGTCTGCCGCGAGGTCGTGGCCTGA
- a CDS encoding DUF6297 family protein produces MTGVAPVRAFVRVRTRRRRSWSDRYVTLLSLGLLVMLVSPAVGRAVAAVPTGVDPARAGAGLALIALVLAVALTLARVVGPVGASAADAAWLVLSPLPRRGVLAPALLVLALVCAVVGACLGLALLGAVGAPDALTLRLFVSVVMGLSWTLGGMAVTVLAQASQAWDDRLAAVLVVLVVAALAMAVTSLGPGQGALTALATAPPAAWASAASGSAAAAMGLVWRAWTRVARIPARAVLAASARTELASGAFVAMDPGTLTWVAEDAHWRSRTLRSCAWPSWLRGAAAVAWPDWLRLARRPGLLALMAGAAVLPPLTARAGGGMPVTLTVLAAGAMAVAATGTTGARRDAGDASLVRLLGAGPRALLAARAVLPALLGGAWLTLALAGLDLAGHGGLLWPFGLLCAPALAAGGLRLARRRPVEHSMPVLDSPLGPVPLGPLVWALTGADIAILGCLPALVACTTGVTGPLLAAQAVWAAAVLAAYCAAPRRA; encoded by the coding sequence GTGACGGGGGTGGCGCCGGTCCGGGCGTTCGTACGGGTCCGCACCAGGCGGCGGCGCAGCTGGTCCGACCGGTACGTCACCCTGCTGAGCCTGGGACTGCTGGTGATGCTGGTGTCCCCGGCGGTCGGCCGCGCGGTGGCCGCGGTGCCCACGGGCGTCGACCCGGCGCGGGCGGGCGCCGGGCTGGCCCTGATCGCGTTGGTGCTCGCCGTCGCGCTGACGCTGGCACGCGTGGTCGGCCCGGTGGGGGCCTCGGCGGCGGACGCGGCGTGGCTGGTGCTCTCACCCCTGCCGCGCCGGGGAGTGCTGGCGCCCGCGCTGCTGGTCCTCGCCCTGGTGTGCGCCGTCGTCGGTGCGTGCCTCGGCCTGGCCCTCCTGGGCGCGGTGGGCGCCCCCGACGCGCTGACGCTCCGGTTGTTCGTGTCCGTGGTCATGGGGCTGTCGTGGACGCTGGGCGGGATGGCCGTGACCGTGCTGGCGCAGGCGTCCCAGGCCTGGGACGACCGGTTGGCCGCGGTGCTCGTCGTCCTCGTGGTGGCGGCGCTGGCAATGGCGGTTACGAGCCTCGGGCCGGGGCAGGGAGCGCTCACCGCTCTCGCGACCGCCCCTCCGGCGGCGTGGGCGTCGGCGGCGTCCGGGTCGGCCGCCGCGGCGATGGGCCTGGTGTGGCGGGCCTGGACCCGCGTCGCGCGCATCCCGGCCCGTGCGGTCCTGGCGGCCTCGGCCCGGACCGAACTCGCCTCGGGTGCGTTCGTCGCCATGGATCCGGGCACGCTGACCTGGGTCGCCGAGGACGCGCACTGGCGCTCGCGCACCCTGCGGTCGTGCGCGTGGCCGTCGTGGCTGCGCGGGGCGGCGGCGGTGGCCTGGCCGGACTGGCTGCGCCTGGCGCGCCGACCGGGGCTGCTCGCGCTGATGGCGGGGGCGGCCGTGCTGCCGCCGCTGACCGCGCGGGCGGGCGGCGGCATGCCGGTGACGCTGACCGTCCTCGCCGCGGGCGCGATGGCGGTCGCCGCGACGGGCACCACCGGGGCGCGCCGCGACGCCGGCGACGCGTCGCTGGTCCGGTTGCTGGGCGCGGGTCCGCGCGCGCTCCTGGCGGCGCGTGCGGTGCTGCCCGCCCTGCTCGGCGGCGCCTGGCTGACCCTCGCGCTGGCCGGATTGGACCTGGCGGGGCACGGGGGACTCCTCTGGCCGTTTGGCCTCCTGTGTGCGCCGGCGCTGGCGGCGGGCGGACTGCGGCTGGCGCGGCGGCGGCCCGTCGAGCACTCGATGCCCGTCCTGGACTCGCCGCTGGGACCGGTGCCGCTCGGTCCTCTGGTCTGGGCACTGACCGGAGCCGACATCGCCATCCTCGGATGCCTGCCCGCGCTCGTGGCGTGCACCACCGGGGTCACCGGGCCGCTGCTCGCTGCGCAGGCGGTGTGGGCGGCGGCGGTTCTGGCGGCCTACTGCGCCGCCCCGAGGCGCGCGTAG
- the ccmA gene encoding heme ABC exporter ATP-binding protein CcmA: MSEPIIVARDVGVELGGAPVLRGVDLTVAPGEVVAVLGANGVGKTTLLRCLAGLQQATGEVSVLGRPPADEPEFWREVAMVGDEPAWYPGLSVREHLELMRAVHGSGRWEARSALESFELVGCADRAPSSLSTGQRQRLSLAMALLRPSRLLLLDEPERGLDAAFRERLAGLLAGYAADGGTVVMVTHDPRLAEDARHVALEVAA; the protein is encoded by the coding sequence GTGAGCGAACCGATCATCGTGGCCCGGGACGTGGGTGTGGAACTGGGCGGCGCCCCGGTCCTGCGCGGAGTCGACCTCACGGTCGCCCCCGGGGAGGTGGTGGCCGTGCTCGGGGCCAACGGCGTGGGCAAGACGACCCTGCTGCGCTGCCTCGCGGGGCTGCAGCAGGCCACGGGCGAGGTCAGCGTGCTGGGCCGGCCGCCCGCCGACGAGCCGGAGTTCTGGCGCGAGGTCGCCATGGTCGGCGACGAACCCGCCTGGTACCCCGGCCTGTCCGTGCGGGAGCACCTGGAGCTGATGCGGGCCGTGCACGGTTCCGGGCGGTGGGAGGCCCGGTCGGCCCTGGAGTCGTTCGAGCTCGTCGGCTGCGCGGACCGGGCACCCTCGTCGCTGTCGACCGGGCAGCGCCAGCGGCTGTCCCTGGCCATGGCGCTCCTGCGGCCGAGCCGGCTGCTACTGCTGGACGAGCCGGAGCGCGGGCTCGACGCGGCCTTCCGGGAACGGCTCGCGGGGCTGCTCGCCGGGTACGCCGCGGACGGCGGCACGGTGGTGATGGTGACGCACGATCCACGGTTGGCCGAGGACGCCCGCCACGTCGCCCTGGAGGTCGCCGCGTGA
- a CDS encoding MauE/DoxX family redox-associated membrane protein → MLTITTFFLQAAIAGVFLASGLSKVRGGDHQETWAVLAARLPLRHLPVRAASRAHVGVEIAVGTALLAGAWLRVPALAAATVLLAAFTLLALYSTRADDAVPCSCFGTSRAVLGWPHVWRNLALTGLAGAGLVCASAVGPALPASLAGAALAVVGALAVTAVTFFFDDLVELFRPLESAPGGRTSRR, encoded by the coding sequence TTGCTCACCATCACCACCTTCTTTCTCCAGGCGGCGATCGCCGGGGTCTTCCTCGCATCCGGTCTGTCCAAGGTCCGCGGCGGGGACCACCAGGAAACCTGGGCGGTCCTCGCCGCGCGCCTGCCCCTGCGCCACCTCCCCGTGCGCGCCGCCTCCCGCGCCCACGTCGGCGTCGAGATCGCGGTCGGCACCGCCCTGCTCGCCGGAGCATGGCTGCGGGTTCCCGCCCTGGCCGCGGCCACCGTGCTGCTCGCCGCGTTCACCCTGCTGGCCCTGTACTCCACGCGCGCCGACGACGCGGTTCCATGCTCCTGTTTCGGCACGTCCCGGGCGGTCCTGGGATGGCCGCACGTGTGGCGCAACCTGGCGCTCACCGGCCTGGCCGGCGCGGGTCTGGTCTGCGCGTCCGCGGTGGGCCCGGCGCTGCCCGCCTCACTCGCGGGTGCGGCCCTGGCCGTGGTCGGCGCGCTCGCGGTCACCGCTGTGACCTTCTTCTTCGACGACCTCGTCGAACTCTTCCGCCCGCTGGAGAGCGCTCCGGGAGGGCGGACGTCCCGTCGGTAG
- a CDS encoding S26 family signal peptidase: MTVPMALIVVLGVTALAVAGGTGLWSLRRTWLVVDVIGESMAPTFLDGDRVLVRRGRADALRVGDVIVFGGPLHGDDRHGDDRTPPEPGRPAMVVKRVAALPGDPVPATVPTGDGRSTVPSASLVLLGDNADRSIDSRVWGPVRADGVLGVVVRRMASRRDPVGRDVPTPT; this comes from the coding sequence GTGACTGTGCCGATGGCCCTGATCGTGGTGCTCGGCGTGACAGCTCTGGCCGTGGCGGGTGGAACCGGGCTGTGGTCGCTGCGGCGCACGTGGCTGGTGGTGGACGTGATCGGGGAGAGCATGGCCCCGACCTTCCTGGACGGCGACCGCGTCCTCGTGCGCCGGGGCCGCGCCGACGCCCTGCGCGTGGGGGACGTGATCGTCTTCGGCGGCCCTCTGCACGGCGACGACCGTCACGGCGACGACCGCACGCCGCCCGAGCCCGGGAGGCCCGCCATGGTGGTCAAGCGGGTGGCCGCGCTGCCGGGGGACCCCGTGCCCGCCACCGTTCCGACGGGTGACGGGCGGAGCACGGTTCCGTCGGCGTCGCTGGTCCTGCTCGGCGACAACGCGGACCGGAGCATCGACTCGCGGGTGTGGGGCCCCGTTCGCGCCGACGGGGTGCTCGGGGTCGTCGTGCGCCGCATGGCGTCCCGGCGCGACCCTGTCGGGCGGGATGTCCCCACGCCGACCTAG
- a CDS encoding ABC transporter ATP-binding protein, which yields MSERPEPGTGGVRTSLRGVVAALALAWSTGWYLPVAFALLTLVQAASPVVAAWLTKAVLDAIAGEPAAGYVLGLGLGLAGTGLVATLAPFASRYVIDEISRRVGLLSQDRLFAAVERFTGLARFEDPAFLDRIRLAHQSGGETPTNVTSSVFSVIGAVVTIGGFLVSLLVISPVMALVVLVAALPALFVELRLSRARAGMLWNLGPVERREFFFRDLLSNVQAAKEIRLFGAGPYLRGRMADDRRESNAQNRRMDQRGLSAQSLLGVLSAVVAGGGLVWAVLAAVDGRLTVGDLTLFVAAVGGVQGALTQLVQDITFAHNQLLMFDHYLKVVGTGPDLVVAARPRPVPALRKGIEFREVWFRYSPEHPWVLRDVNLVIPHGGSLGLVGRNGAGKSTFVKLLCRMYDPERGAVLWDGVDLRDMDPAELRRRIGAVFQDYMEYDLTAAENIGLGDVDVLTGDAPGSDSDGGRGLVRAAAEHAGADPIVENLPRGYDTLLTRMFFDVSDDEDDTQLGVPLSGGQWQRLALARAYLRGQRDLLILDEPSSGLDAEAEHEIHTGLRAHRRGRTSLLISHRLGTVREAERIAVLDEGAVVETGSHDELLTQDGLYAHLYRIQARGYQDSAEAVPVQAGEG from the coding sequence ATGTCTGAGCGGCCCGAACCCGGAACCGGCGGAGTCCGGACGTCGCTGCGCGGTGTGGTCGCGGCCCTGGCCCTGGCGTGGAGCACGGGGTGGTACCTGCCGGTGGCCTTCGCGCTGCTCACCCTCGTGCAGGCCGCGTCGCCGGTCGTGGCGGCGTGGCTGACCAAGGCCGTCCTCGACGCGATCGCGGGCGAGCCCGCGGCCGGATACGTGCTCGGCCTCGGCCTGGGACTGGCCGGAACGGGGCTCGTGGCGACCCTGGCCCCCTTCGCGTCCCGGTACGTCATCGACGAGATCTCGCGCCGGGTCGGTCTGCTCTCCCAGGACCGCCTGTTCGCGGCGGTGGAGCGGTTCACCGGCCTGGCCCGCTTCGAGGACCCCGCGTTCCTGGACCGGATCCGGCTGGCGCACCAGTCGGGCGGCGAGACGCCCACCAACGTCACCTCCTCGGTCTTCTCCGTGATCGGCGCCGTCGTGACCATCGGTGGGTTCCTGGTCTCCCTGCTGGTGATCAGCCCGGTGATGGCCCTGGTGGTGCTGGTGGCCGCCCTGCCGGCGCTGTTCGTGGAGCTGCGGCTGTCCCGGGCGCGCGCGGGGATGCTGTGGAACCTGGGACCCGTGGAGCGGCGCGAGTTCTTCTTCCGGGACCTGTTGTCGAACGTGCAGGCCGCCAAGGAGATCCGCCTGTTCGGGGCGGGCCCCTACCTGCGCGGGCGGATGGCCGACGACCGGCGCGAGTCCAACGCCCAGAACCGGCGGATGGACCAGCGCGGGCTGTCCGCGCAGAGCCTCCTGGGGGTGCTCTCCGCCGTGGTGGCCGGGGGAGGGCTGGTGTGGGCCGTCCTGGCCGCGGTGGACGGCCGGCTCACGGTCGGCGACCTCACCCTGTTCGTCGCCGCCGTGGGCGGGGTGCAGGGCGCTCTCACCCAGCTGGTGCAGGACATCACGTTCGCGCACAACCAGCTGCTGATGTTCGACCACTACCTCAAGGTCGTCGGCACCGGACCCGACCTCGTGGTCGCGGCGCGCCCCCGGCCGGTGCCGGCACTCCGCAAGGGCATCGAGTTCCGCGAGGTGTGGTTCCGCTACTCGCCCGAGCACCCGTGGGTCCTGCGGGACGTGAACCTGGTGATCCCGCACGGCGGTTCGCTGGGGCTGGTGGGGCGCAACGGGGCGGGCAAGAGCACGTTCGTGAAGCTGCTGTGCCGGATGTACGACCCCGAGCGCGGGGCGGTCCTGTGGGATGGGGTGGATCTGCGGGACATGGACCCGGCGGAGCTCAGGCGCCGCATCGGCGCTGTGTTCCAGGACTACATGGAGTACGACCTGACCGCGGCCGAGAACATCGGGCTCGGCGACGTCGACGTCCTCACCGGCGACGCCCCCGGGTCGGACTCCGACGGCGGGCGGGGCCTGGTCCGCGCCGCGGCCGAACACGCCGGCGCCGACCCGATCGTGGAGAACCTGCCCCGCGGCTACGACACCCTGCTGACGCGGATGTTCTTCGACGTCTCCGACGACGAGGACGACACACAGCTCGGCGTGCCCCTGTCCGGTGGGCAGTGGCAGCGCCTGGCGCTGGCGCGAGCCTACCTGCGCGGCCAGCGCGACCTGCTCATCCTGGACGAGCCCAGTTCCGGGCTGGACGCCGAGGCCGAGCACGAGATCCACACCGGGCTGCGCGCCCACCGGCGCGGACGCACGAGCCTGCTCATCTCCCATCGGCTCGGCACGGTCCGCGAGGCCGAGCGCATCGCGGTCCTGGACGAGGGCGCCGTCGTGGAGACGGGCAGCCACGACGAACTCCTCACGCAGGACGGCCTGTACGCCCATCTGTACAGAATCCAGGCACGCGGGTACCAGGACTCCGCGGAGGCCGTACCGGTGCAGGCGGGGGAGGGGTGA
- a CDS encoding TlpA family protein disulfide reductase, with amino-acid sequence MTVLTVAVVLVTGLCLLNLLLTVAVIRRLKEHTALIGGGVDGSDAFPDSMLPGGARIGTYSAETLDGTVLTRDDLHGHTLIGVFSPGCSGCAQQLPHFVELAGNTPGGRDGVLALVVGGLEEAAGEIAQLAPVARVVHEADDGPLTRALGVQAFPAIARVDADGRVLASGVEVADLENAADV; translated from the coding sequence ATGACCGTCCTCACCGTCGCCGTCGTCCTCGTCACCGGCCTGTGCCTGCTGAACCTCCTGCTCACCGTCGCCGTGATCCGGCGCCTGAAGGAGCACACCGCACTCATCGGCGGCGGCGTCGACGGCTCGGACGCCTTCCCCGACTCCATGCTCCCGGGCGGTGCGCGGATCGGGACCTACTCGGCCGAAACGCTGGACGGCACCGTCCTCACCCGTGACGACCTGCACGGCCACACCCTGATCGGGGTCTTCTCCCCGGGCTGTTCCGGGTGCGCGCAGCAGCTGCCCCACTTCGTGGAGCTGGCGGGGAACACTCCCGGCGGCAGGGACGGCGTCCTGGCGCTCGTCGTCGGCGGCCTGGAGGAGGCGGCCGGCGAGATCGCGCAGCTGGCCCCCGTCGCCCGGGTGGTCCACGAGGCCGATGACGGCCCCCTCACCCGGGCCCTGGGAGTGCAGGCCTTCCCGGCCATCGCGCGGGTGGACGCCGACGGCCGGGTGCTGGCCAGCGGCGTCGAGGTGGCGGATCTGGAGAACGCCGCGGATGTCTGA
- a CDS encoding GNAT family N-acetyltransferase produces MPSYETMSFHLETERLVLRPWAESDAAELRALHAERGKGTPTVEYTRSLIAKQLTATATTGIALLRVQRRDEGDLIGYCGLIIGRSTLEEPEIAYELFQRAHGRGYATEAARAVLDAAAATGRTRLWSTVGTWNAPSLRVLDKLGFERDRVSMEENGEVVWLTRSLP; encoded by the coding sequence ATGCCCTCCTACGAGACGATGTCCTTCCACCTGGAGACCGAGCGGCTGGTCCTGCGGCCGTGGGCCGAGTCGGACGCCGCCGAACTCCGTGCCCTGCACGCCGAACGCGGCAAGGGCACCCCCACCGTCGAGTACACCCGGTCGCTCATCGCGAAGCAGCTCACCGCGACCGCGACGACGGGGATCGCGCTCCTGCGCGTCCAGCGCCGCGACGAAGGCGACCTCATCGGCTACTGCGGGCTGATCATCGGCCGTTCCACCCTGGAGGAGCCCGAGATCGCGTACGAGCTGTTCCAGCGCGCGCACGGGCGCGGCTACGCCACCGAAGCGGCCCGCGCGGTGCTCGACGCCGCAGCCGCGACCGGGCGGACCAGGCTCTGGTCCACCGTGGGCACGTGGAACGCCCCGTCGCTGCGAGTCCTGGACAAGCTCGGCTTCGAACGGGACCGCGTCTCCATGGAGGAGAACGGCGAGGTCGTGTGGCTCACGCGCTCGTTGCCGTGA
- a CDS encoding quercetin 2,3-dioxygenase, whose amino-acid sequence MTTPDLETMHDLAPVVNALPGEPVPYYLASGEGLRYEIGGQLWTVIARGSDTGGLFDAAFVLGPRGSEAPFHSLPAHQHSYYVFEGCVQFWLPGQSRVLVPGDSLHVPPGTPVAYRMLGHMSRLLFFSASSGALDALVGSRETVERHVYTPAEASAALLPGTRKHDLPRVDARDAGDVWDDTLPDGEEAYFLRSRTGDLRGWPDAHNAYSARGRNTGGRYFSVSTLAAPQPYIIRHFHRLHTENFLCLSGRVWLWVNGEELLLTPGDFLHAPAGTVHSFAIAAHNTQMLGLLTSDVFEPFFDATGVPTDDFVHTEGLIDPSVMMGGVQANPDLDLVVVGGPPQRVRARGL is encoded by the coding sequence ATGACCACCCCCGACCTGGAGACCATGCACGACCTCGCCCCGGTCGTGAACGCCCTGCCCGGCGAGCCGGTCCCGTACTACCTGGCCAGCGGCGAGGGGCTGCGGTACGAGATCGGCGGTCAGCTGTGGACGGTGATCGCCCGCGGGTCGGACACCGGCGGGCTCTTCGACGCCGCCTTCGTCCTGGGACCGCGCGGATCCGAGGCGCCCTTCCACAGCCTCCCCGCCCACCAGCACTCGTACTACGTGTTCGAGGGCTGCGTGCAGTTCTGGCTCCCCGGACAGAGCCGCGTCCTCGTGCCCGGCGACTCCCTCCACGTCCCACCCGGCACCCCGGTGGCCTACCGGATGCTCGGCCACATGTCACGGCTCCTGTTCTTCTCCGCCTCCAGCGGCGCCCTGGACGCCCTGGTGGGATCGCGGGAGACCGTCGAACGGCACGTCTACACCCCCGCCGAGGCCTCCGCCGCGCTGCTGCCGGGCACGCGGAAGCACGACCTGCCGCGCGTGGACGCCCGGGACGCCGGCGACGTCTGGGACGACACGCTGCCCGACGGCGAGGAGGCCTACTTCCTCCGCTCGCGGACCGGGGACCTGCGCGGCTGGCCGGACGCCCACAACGCCTACTCCGCGCGGGGCCGCAACACCGGTGGCCGCTACTTCTCGGTCAGCACGCTCGCCGCGCCCCAGCCCTACATCATCCGCCACTTCCACCGCCTGCACACGGAGAACTTCCTGTGCCTGTCCGGGCGGGTCTGGCTGTGGGTCAACGGCGAGGAACTGCTGCTGACTCCCGGGGACTTCCTGCACGCGCCGGCCGGGACGGTGCACAGCTTCGCGATCGCCGCGCACAACACCCAGATGCTCGGACTGCTCACCTCCGACGTGTTCGAGCCGTTCTTCGATGCCACCGGAGTGCCGACCGACGACTTCGTGCACACCGAGGGACTCATCGACCCGTCGGTGATGATGGGCGGCGTCCAGGCCAATCCGGACCTTGACCTGGTCGTGGTCGGCGGGCCGCCCCAGCGGGTGCGGGCGAGGGGCCTGTGA
- a CDS encoding alpha/beta hydrolase — translation MSHGPLHSARPVRSDTGLVYARRATGDLLLDLHRPAPADRPVPVVLWLHGGGWFTGDRTLAPDLGHHVRATGCAFASIEYRLSGQALFPAPLHDVRAAIRFLRTRAADWGLDPRAVGTWGASAGGHLAALAGLTGHLAALPGEEDTGGDPSVQAVAESYGPVDLVAVAAEAARAGRDEASTPEARLLGGPPSQRTELARYASPLTWVSTAAPPFQISHGTGDDLVSHTQSERLHEALAAAGVPSELYLVDGYRHGFLNPAGRLDVRTARMMDDGRLAAEGRAPAVHRVSPGRAPGTAPVPAPAPGAVSGSAPGTTSDSAPGTAPAPAPGTASGSADTAADSRPGTGADAAPGRSATFGFDDIDAFFRRHLVSGNPDRPTAGPQPPPTSGETR, via the coding sequence ATGTCCCACGGCCCCCTCCACTCCGCCCGACCCGTCAGATCCGACACCGGTCTCGTCTACGCACGGCGTGCCACCGGTGACCTCCTGCTCGATCTCCACCGCCCGGCCCCCGCGGACCGGCCCGTCCCGGTCGTGCTGTGGCTGCACGGCGGCGGCTGGTTCACCGGCGACCGGACCCTGGCGCCGGACCTGGGCCACCACGTCCGCGCGACCGGATGCGCCTTCGCGAGCATCGAGTACCGGCTCTCCGGACAGGCGCTCTTCCCCGCCCCACTGCACGACGTGCGCGCCGCGATCCGGTTCCTGCGTACGCGAGCGGCGGACTGGGGCCTGGACCCCCGCGCGGTCGGAACCTGGGGCGCCTCGGCCGGCGGCCACCTGGCCGCGCTGGCCGGGCTGACCGGTCACCTGGCCGCCCTGCCGGGCGAGGAGGACACGGGGGGAGACCCATCCGTGCAGGCGGTCGCGGAGTCCTACGGGCCCGTGGACCTGGTCGCCGTGGCCGCGGAGGCCGCACGCGCCGGAAGGGACGAGGCGTCCACCCCCGAGGCCCGACTCCTGGGCGGTCCGCCCTCGCAGCGCACGGAGCTCGCCCGCTACGCCAGTCCGCTGACCTGGGTGAGCACGGCCGCGCCCCCGTTCCAGATCTCGCACGGAACCGGCGACGACCTGGTCTCGCACACGCAGAGCGAGCGACTGCACGAGGCCCTCGCCGCCGCGGGCGTACCGAGCGAGCTCTACCTCGTCGACGGCTACCGGCACGGCTTCCTCAACCCGGCCGGCCGCCTCGACGTCCGGACCGCGCGGATGATGGACGACGGCCGCCTGGCGGCCGAGGGCCGCGCGCCCGCCGTGCACCGGGTCTCGCCCGGAAGGGCACCGGGCACGGCTCCCGTCCCTGCCCCCGCCCCCGGCGCGGTTTCCGGCTCCGCTCCAGGCACGACTTCCGATTCCGCCCCGGGCACGGCACCCGCCCCCGCCCCCGGCACGGCTTCCGGCTCCGCCGACACGGCTGCCGACTCCAGGCCCGGCACGGGTGCCGACGCGGCTCCGGGCCGGTCGGCGACCTTCGGATTCGACGACATCGACGCCTTCTTCCGCCGCCACCTCGTCTCCGGAAACCCGGACCGCCCCACTGCCGGACCCCAGCCGCCTCCCACCTCAGGAGAGACCCGATGA
- a CDS encoding phosphotransferase — MDEIEVVVAHSERATLRAGDVFLKVDADQARIDVEVEAMSLAPVPTPEVLWRRPLVLAIAAVPGRPLGRLGEPSTAPSAAWAAAGAAIRRLHEAPLPPWPGRRRRGPDEWAAELDRECALLVTNSVLPADLVTRNRQVAEAARRPWSPVSTHGDLQIEHVFVDGDEVTGIIDWSEAGRGHALFDLATLTLGREERLDDLIAGCGTDVDLDVIRGWWSSRSLLGVRRLVEHGFDPFAPGCEVDVLRSRM; from the coding sequence ATGGACGAGATCGAAGTCGTCGTCGCCCATTCCGAGCGCGCGACCCTGCGCGCCGGCGACGTGTTCCTGAAGGTGGACGCCGATCAGGCGCGCATCGACGTCGAGGTCGAGGCGATGTCCCTCGCGCCGGTGCCGACTCCGGAGGTCCTGTGGCGCCGGCCGCTCGTGCTCGCGATCGCCGCCGTCCCGGGGAGGCCGCTCGGCCGTCTCGGTGAGCCGTCGACCGCGCCGTCGGCGGCGTGGGCCGCGGCGGGTGCCGCCATCCGGCGGCTGCACGAGGCGCCGTTGCCGCCCTGGCCCGGCCGGCGCCGCCGGGGGCCCGACGAGTGGGCGGCGGAGCTCGACCGCGAGTGCGCGTTGCTCGTGACGAACAGTGTCCTGCCCGCTGACCTGGTCACCCGCAACCGCCAGGTCGCCGAGGCCGCGCGCCGGCCGTGGAGTCCGGTGTCCACGCACGGCGACCTGCAGATCGAGCACGTCTTCGTCGACGGCGACGAGGTCACCGGCATCATCGACTGGTCCGAGGCGGGCCGGGGCCATGCCCTGTTCGACCTCGCCACCCTGACGCTCGGACGCGAGGAGCGCCTCGACGACCTCATCGCCGGTTGTGGCACCGACGTCGACCTCGACGTGATCCGCGGGTGGTGGTCGTCGCGAAGCCTGTTGGGGGTTCGCCGGCTGGTCGAGCACGGCTTCGATCCCTTCGCGCCGGGCTGTGAGGTCGACGTGCTGAGATCTCGGATGTGA